A portion of the Mycobacterium paraseoulense genome contains these proteins:
- the pks2 gene encoding sulfolipid-1 biosynthesis phthioceranic/hydroxyphthioceranic acid synthase, with product MACRLPGGIDSPERLWEALLRGDDLVTEVPPDRWDAEEYYDPQPGVPGRSVTKWGGFLDDVAGFDCEFFGINEREATAIDPQHRLLLETSWEAIEHAGLTPATMADSLTGVFVGLTHGDYQLLAADANAVEAPYGFTGSSFSLASGRIAYTLGIHGPALTVDTACSSGLTAVHLACHSLSDGESDLALAGGAAVILDPRKFVAGSAEGMLSPTGRCHAFDVAADGFASAEGCVVVLLKRLSDALRDGDRILAVIRGSAANQDGHTVNIATPSVEAQTAVYKAALAAAGVDARSVGMIEAHGTGTPVGDPVEYASLAAVYGIDGPCALATVKTNLGHAQSAAGTLGLMKTILALQHGMIPQNLHFTRLPDQMAAIKTELFVPQTITPWPTNGHHPRRAAVSSYGLSGTNAHAIVEQAPAQAPESAVPETIPAESVTAAPLLFPLSSTSADELRRTAGRLADWVAAHEEVALTDLAYTLARRRAHRPVRTAVIAGSRPELTKALREVADGDTPYQAAAGQDDRGPVWVFSGQGSQWAQMGAELLATEPVFAATVAAAESLIAHESGFSVTQAMTAPQSVTGIDRIQPTLFTMQVALADTMRSYGVHPGAVIGHSLGEVAAAVVAGALSLEDGLRVICRRSRLMSRIAGAGAMASVELPAQQVLSELVTRGVDDAVVAVVASPQSTVIGGATQTVRDLVAAWEARDVMAREIAVDVASHSPQVDPILDDLADALAELHPMPPEVPFYSATLYDPRERPLCDAGYWVQNLRQMVRFAPAVRAALEDGYRVFAELAPHPLLTHAVEQTARSLDMPLAALAAMRREQAQPHGLRGFVADLYSAGAAVDFSALYPNGRLVDAPLPTWTHRRLLLSRGAQPSIHGGCTVSVHPLLGAHVRLLEDPERHVWQAEVGTAAQPWLGDHQVRDVTVFPGAAYCEMALAAARTVLGNASEVRDLRFEHALLLDEQTTIGASAALSSAGAADFAVESDEGGEQTQLVTAVLSAAAADPPPAHDISALLAAHPGREDGAEVRRRLDERGIRYGQAFSGLAALHTGEGATRTVLAEVKLPGQIRSQQDAYGVHPALLDACFQSVAAHPELRALGEDVLALPLGLRRLRSYDAARRARYCYTRVTKADASGVEADLEMLDENGVVLLAVQGLRLGAGASESDHDERLLAKRSLTIEWRQRELPEAEHDNPGAWLVVGTTADTVAPMGDALKQLGAQCTTMCWPPHADHTLNRERLRDQLRAGGFGGLVIATGPGEGGSGDRSPLLGLEAVQHLVRVTRELPDIPGELPRLYVVTRNAQTVVASDVPNLEQAGLRGFLRVIGTEHPHLRVTQIDVDDDTDAGLLARQLLGGSEEDETAWRHGAWYTARLALSPLRPEERQTTIANLELDGVRLQIRTPGDLESVEFIARDRVAPGPGQIEVEISASNINFADVLIAFDRYPAFEGRRQQLGTDFAGVVTAVGPGVTDHKVGDHVGGLCGDGCWATFITCDARLAVTLPAGLSDGQAAAVPTAHATAYYGLHELAHIKAGDRVLIHSATGGVGQAAIAMARAAGAEIFATAGSEQRRQVLRDMGIDHVYDSRSTEFADLIRRHTDGYGVDIVLNSLPGAAQLAGLKLLALGGRFVEIGKRETRLGLFSFRPNLAFHGVDLALLSYSEPDRVHDMLTTVYQLIADGVLPVPESTHYPLAEAGNAIRTMAGARHTGKIVLDVPHTGHHRVTVPPAQARVFRRDGAYLITGGLGGLGLFLAEKMAAAGCGRIVLSSRSQPTRNALATIERIRATGADIVVECGDIAQSDTAHRLVATATATGLAVRGVLHAAAVVEDATLANITDELIAHDWAPKVYGAWNLHTATARQPLDWFCSFSSAAALVGSPGQGAYAAANSWVDGFTHWRRARGLPATAIAWGPWAKIGRATALAESSDIAIAPDEGAYAFESILRHDRAYTGYAPITGTSWFAILAERSLFAQAFRSVGQNQTGTSKLRAELDELPVDEWPTWLRRLISDQVSLILRRSVDPDRALSGYGLDSLGALELRTRIETETGVRIPSADISTITIRGLAGLLCEKLAPASAA from the coding sequence ATGGCTTGTCGACTGCCCGGGGGCATCGACTCCCCTGAGCGGCTGTGGGAGGCTTTGCTACGCGGAGATGACCTGGTCACCGAGGTCCCGCCGGACCGCTGGGACGCCGAGGAATATTACGACCCTCAGCCGGGAGTGCCGGGTCGATCGGTGACGAAGTGGGGTGGGTTCCTCGATGACGTCGCCGGCTTCGATTGCGAATTCTTCGGGATCAACGAGCGCGAGGCCACCGCGATCGACCCCCAGCACCGGTTGCTGCTGGAAACCTCCTGGGAGGCCATCGAGCACGCCGGCCTGACTCCAGCGACCATGGCCGACTCGCTCACCGGGGTGTTCGTGGGTCTGACGCACGGCGACTATCAACTGCTGGCCGCCGATGCGAACGCCGTGGAGGCGCCGTATGGATTCACCGGCAGCAGTTTCAGCCTGGCATCCGGGCGGATCGCGTACACCTTGGGCATCCACGGTCCCGCGCTCACGGTGGACACCGCATGCTCGTCCGGTCTGACCGCAGTGCACCTGGCCTGCCACAGCCTGAGCGACGGTGAAAGCGACCTCGCCCTGGCGGGTGGCGCCGCGGTGATCCTGGATCCGCGGAAGTTCGTCGCAGGTTCCGCGGAAGGCATGCTGTCTCCCACCGGACGGTGCCACGCGTTCGACGTCGCGGCTGACGGGTTCGCGTCTGCTGAGGGCTGCGTCGTGGTTTTACTCAAGCGTTTGTCCGACGCGCTGCGCGACGGCGATCGGATCCTGGCCGTCATCCGCGGCAGTGCCGCCAACCAGGACGGCCACACCGTCAACATCGCCACACCCTCGGTCGAGGCGCAGACCGCGGTGTACAAGGCGGCGTTGGCCGCGGCCGGCGTCGACGCCCGCAGCGTCGGCATGATCGAGGCGCACGGCACCGGCACGCCCGTCGGCGACCCGGTCGAATACGCCAGCCTCGCCGCCGTCTACGGCATCGACGGCCCCTGCGCGCTGGCGACGGTGAAGACCAACCTGGGGCATGCCCAGTCGGCCGCCGGAACGCTCGGGCTGATGAAAACCATCCTGGCCCTCCAGCACGGCATGATTCCGCAAAATCTGCACTTCACCCGGCTGCCCGACCAAATGGCCGCAATAAAGACCGAACTCTTTGTGCCACAGACGATTACACCGTGGCCGACCAATGGTCACCATCCCCGACGGGCGGCGGTGTCGTCGTACGGACTTTCGGGAACAAACGCACACGCCATCGTGGAGCAAGCCCCAGCGCAGGCTCCCGAATCCGCTGTGCCCGAAACCATCCCAGCCGAGTCGGTTACGGCGGCACCCCTGCTGTTCCCGCTGTCGTCCACCTCAGCCGACGAATTGCGCCGCACCGCCGGCCGCCTGGCCGACTGGGTGGCGGCGCACGAGGAGGTGGCCTTGACGGATCTGGCCTACACCCTGGCGCGCCGGCGCGCGCACCGCCCGGTGCGCACTGCCGTCATTGCGGGTAGCCGGCCGGAGCTAACCAAGGCTTTGCGCGAGGTCGCCGACGGCGACACTCCGTATCAGGCCGCGGCCGGGCAGGACGACCGCGGACCGGTCTGGGTGTTCTCGGGACAAGGTTCGCAGTGGGCTCAAATGGGAGCTGAGCTGCTGGCGACCGAACCGGTGTTCGCCGCGACCGTCGCGGCCGCCGAGTCACTGATCGCCCACGAGTCCGGGTTCTCGGTGACCCAGGCGATGACCGCCCCGCAGTCCGTGACCGGTATCGACCGGATTCAACCGACCCTGTTCACCATGCAGGTCGCGCTGGCCGACACCATGCGCTCGTACGGGGTGCACCCGGGCGCGGTCATCGGGCATTCCCTGGGTGAGGTCGCGGCGGCCGTCGTCGCGGGAGCGCTATCGCTGGAAGACGGGTTGCGCGTCATCTGCCGGCGCTCCCGGCTGATGTCCCGCATCGCCGGCGCCGGTGCAATGGCCTCGGTGGAACTGCCTGCCCAGCAAGTGCTTTCGGAGCTGGTGACCCGTGGTGTCGACGACGCCGTGGTGGCGGTGGTGGCGTCGCCGCAGTCCACAGTGATCGGCGGTGCCACCCAGACGGTGCGCGATCTGGTCGCGGCCTGGGAAGCGCGCGACGTGATGGCCCGCGAGATCGCCGTCGACGTCGCCTCGCACTCCCCCCAGGTCGACCCGATTCTCGACGATCTGGCCGACGCGCTCGCCGAGCTGCACCCGATGCCGCCGGAAGTTCCCTTCTACTCGGCGACCCTCTACGACCCGCGCGAGCGGCCGCTCTGCGATGCCGGGTACTGGGTGCAGAATCTGCGCCAGATGGTGCGGTTCGCCCCGGCGGTGCGGGCCGCTTTGGAGGACGGCTACCGGGTCTTCGCGGAGCTGGCGCCCCACCCGCTGCTCACCCACGCGGTCGAGCAGACCGCCCGCAGTCTCGACATGCCGCTGGCCGCCCTGGCCGCCATGCGCCGCGAGCAGGCGCAGCCCCACGGTTTACGCGGTTTTGTCGCGGACCTGTACAGCGCGGGGGCTGCGGTCGACTTCTCCGCTCTCTACCCGAATGGGCGGCTGGTGGACGCGCCGCTGCCGACCTGGACGCACCGCCGGCTGTTGTTGAGCCGCGGCGCTCAACCCTCGATACACGGCGGTTGCACCGTTTCGGTGCATCCGCTGTTGGGCGCCCACGTGCGCTTGCTGGAAGACCCGGAGCGCCACGTCTGGCAGGCCGAGGTCGGCACCGCCGCCCAGCCCTGGCTCGGCGATCACCAGGTTCGCGATGTGACCGTGTTTCCGGGGGCTGCTTACTGCGAAATGGCGCTGGCGGCCGCGCGCACTGTGCTCGGCAACGCCTCTGAAGTCCGCGACCTGCGCTTCGAACATGCGCTGCTGCTGGACGAGCAGACCACGATCGGCGCCTCGGCGGCGTTGTCATCAGCGGGCGCCGCCGATTTCGCCGTGGAGTCCGATGAGGGGGGCGAACAAACGCAGCTGGTCACCGCGGTGCTGTCTGCCGCAGCGGCGGATCCCCCTCCCGCGCACGACATCTCCGCGCTGCTCGCCGCGCACCCGGGCCGCGAGGACGGCGCCGAGGTGCGCCGTCGCCTGGACGAACGCGGCATTCGATACGGTCAGGCATTCAGCGGTCTCGCCGCGTTGCACACCGGCGAGGGCGCGACCCGCACTGTGCTGGCCGAGGTCAAGCTGCCAGGCCAGATCCGCTCGCAGCAAGATGCCTACGGGGTGCACCCGGCGCTGCTCGATGCCTGCTTTCAGTCGGTCGCGGCGCACCCGGAGTTGCGTGCGCTGGGTGAAGATGTGCTGGCATTGCCGCTGGGTCTCCGGCGGCTCCGCTCCTATGACGCTGCCCGCAGGGCCCGCTACTGCTACACCCGGGTGACGAAAGCCGACGCTTCCGGCGTGGAGGCAGACCTCGAAATGCTCGATGAGAACGGGGTTGTCCTACTCGCCGTGCAGGGACTGCGCTTGGGTGCCGGAGCTTCCGAAAGCGACCACGACGAACGGCTGCTGGCCAAGCGATCGCTGACGATCGAATGGCGGCAACGCGAACTACCGGAGGCGGAACACGACAACCCCGGAGCCTGGCTGGTCGTCGGCACCACCGCCGATACCGTCGCCCCGATGGGGGACGCGCTGAAACAGCTCGGCGCACAATGCACCACCATGTGCTGGCCGCCGCACGCCGACCACACCTTGAACAGAGAACGGCTTCGAGATCAGCTGCGTGCCGGTGGATTCGGCGGCTTGGTGATCGCGACGGGACCAGGGGAAGGCGGCTCCGGTGACCGGTCGCCGCTGCTGGGCCTCGAGGCCGTGCAACATCTGGTGCGTGTCACCCGCGAATTGCCCGACATTCCCGGCGAACTCCCGCGTCTCTACGTCGTGACGCGCAACGCGCAGACCGTAGTGGCCAGTGACGTGCCCAATTTGGAGCAGGCCGGGCTGCGGGGTTTCCTGCGCGTGATCGGCACCGAGCATCCACACCTGCGGGTCACTCAGATCGATGTGGACGATGACACCGATGCCGGGCTGCTCGCCCGCCAACTGCTCGGCGGGTCCGAGGAAGACGAGACGGCCTGGCGACACGGCGCGTGGTACACGGCGCGGTTGGCCTTGAGTCCGCTGCGCCCGGAAGAGCGGCAAACCACCATCGCCAACCTCGAGCTCGACGGCGTCCGCCTGCAAATCCGCACGCCCGGCGATCTGGAGTCGGTGGAATTCATTGCCCGCGACCGGGTTGCGCCGGGGCCGGGCCAGATTGAGGTCGAAATCAGTGCCTCCAACATCAACTTCGCCGATGTGCTGATCGCGTTCGATCGCTATCCCGCCTTCGAGGGCCGACGACAACAGCTGGGCACCGATTTCGCCGGAGTGGTGACCGCCGTCGGGCCAGGTGTGACGGACCACAAGGTCGGCGATCACGTTGGGGGTCTTTGTGGCGACGGATGCTGGGCCACGTTCATCACCTGCGACGCGCGCCTGGCGGTGACGCTGCCGGCTGGACTCTCCGATGGGCAGGCCGCGGCGGTACCAACCGCACACGCCACCGCGTATTACGGCCTGCATGAGCTGGCTCATATCAAGGCCGGTGACCGCGTTTTGATCCACTCTGCGACGGGCGGGGTGGGACAGGCGGCGATCGCGATGGCCCGGGCCGCCGGCGCCGAAATCTTCGCCACAGCGGGCAGCGAGCAACGTCGTCAAGTGTTGCGCGACATGGGCATCGACCATGTCTACGATTCGCGAAGCACCGAGTTCGCCGACCTGATAAGGCGCCACACCGACGGGTATGGCGTCGACATCGTGCTTAACTCGCTCCCCGGCGCCGCTCAACTCGCGGGCCTCAAATTGCTCGCTCTCGGTGGACGATTCGTCGAGATAGGCAAGCGCGAAACCCGGCTGGGCCTCTTCTCGTTCCGGCCCAACCTCGCGTTTCACGGCGTCGACCTGGCGCTGCTGTCGTACAGCGAACCCGACCGGGTTCACGACATGTTGACCACGGTGTACCAGCTCATCGCGGACGGTGTGCTCCCGGTGCCGGAGAGCACGCACTACCCGCTTGCCGAAGCCGGCAACGCCATTCGAACGATGGCCGGCGCCCGGCATACCGGCAAGATCGTGCTTGACGTCCCGCACACCGGCCACCACCGGGTGACGGTGCCGCCGGCGCAGGCTCGGGTGTTCCGCCGCGACGGCGCCTACCTCATCACCGGCGGCCTCGGGGGCCTTGGGCTGTTCTTGGCGGAGAAGATGGCCGCCGCGGGATGTGGGCGTATCGTGCTGTCCTCACGCTCACAGCCGACGCGCAATGCGCTGGCGACGATCGAGCGAATCCGCGCGACCGGCGCCGACATCGTGGTGGAATGCGGTGATATCGCACAATCCGACACCGCGCATCGGCTGGTGGCCACAGCGACAGCGACGGGGCTTGCGGTGCGCGGCGTACTGCACGCGGCGGCGGTCGTGGAGGACGCCACATTGGCCAACATCACCGACGAGCTGATCGCGCATGACTGGGCGCCAAAGGTCTACGGCGCGTGGAACTTGCATACTGCAACCGCCCGGCAGCCGCTGGACTGGTTCTGCTCGTTCTCCTCGGCGGCCGCGCTGGTGGGCTCGCCGGGGCAGGGCGCCTACGCCGCGGCCAACAGCTGGGTGGACGGCTTCACCCACTGGCGGCGGGCTCGGGGCCTGCCGGCCACCGCAATCGCCTGGGGCCCCTGGGCAAAGATCGGGCGCGCGACCGCGCTCGCGGAAAGTTCCGACATTGCAATCGCCCCCGACGAGGGCGCTTACGCATTCGAATCGATACTGCGCCACGACCGGGCCTATACCGGCTACGCGCCGATCACCGGCACCTCCTGGTTTGCGATCCTCGCCGAGCGCAGCCTGTTTGCGCAGGCATTCCGCTCCGTCGGGCAAAACCAAACGGGCACAAGCAAACTGCGCGCTGAGCTCGACGAGCTGCCCGTGGACGAGTGGCCCACCTGGCTGCGGCGTCTGATCTCCGATCAGGTCAGCCTGATTCTGCGTCGCAGCGTCGATCCCGACCGGGCGCTCTCCGGGTACGGCTTGGACTCGCTGGGCGCCCTCGAACTACGCACCCGCATCGAGACCGAAACGGGGGTTCGCATCCCGTCCGCTGACATCTCCACCATAACCATCCGCGGTCTAGCGGGGCTGCTATGCGAGAAGCTAGCGCCCGCTAGTGCGGCCTGA